One region of Chelonoidis abingdonii isolate Lonesome George chromosome 14, CheloAbing_2.0, whole genome shotgun sequence genomic DNA includes:
- the ABHD16B gene encoding ABHD16B → MCIICFTKALGHVFKTYLMASYNFEFRSWPVDFRWDEAGGKDSSPAHRAASQTTAREGLLKSAPHGGPRITQCNYLRKMKQLPGQLVCYMVAHSLGRWLLYPGSLYLMQKALLPLLVKGQARLLEEFHGKRAKLVARDGNKIDTMFVDRRKSSGMEEEQRGKQLVICCEGNVGFYEVGCFSTPLEAGYSALGWNHPGYAGSTGLPFPQNDANAVDVVIQYAICRLGFQLQDIILYGWSLGGYTATWAAKTYLGLGALVLDATFDDLLPLALKVMPKSWNKLVVQTVRQHFNLNVAEQLCSYPGPVLLIRRTEDEVTTTRISAVNQLADIRSNRGNELLLQLLKYRYPELTSWEGEAAIRQWLRASNPRQEEAVCRRFEVDDDWCVSKLQAYKSHLGGEDSFPWRVGKDVTPRRRQQLALFLARKHMKNVEATHWSLLLPNEFQMPWKL, encoded by the coding sequence ATGTGCATTATATGCTTCACTAAAGCTCTTGGCCATGTGTTTAAAACATATTTGATGGCCAGTTACAACTTTGAGTTCAGGAGCTGGCCTGTGGACTTCCGATGGGATGAGGCAGGCGGCAAGGACAGCAGCCCTGCCCATCGGGCTGCATCCCAGACCACAGCCAGAGAGGGTCTGCTGAAATCAGCTCCGCACGGAGGGCCTAGGATCACCCAATGTAACTACCTCCGCAAGATGAAGCAGTTGCCTGGCCAGCTGGTCTGTTATATGGTGGCTCACTCCTTAGGCCGGTGGCTGCTTTACCCAGGCTCCCTGTACCTCATGCAGAAAGCCCTGCTGCCTTTACTGGTGAAGGGGCAGGCTCGCCTGCTGGAGGAGTTTCATGGGAAGCGGGCCAAGCTGGTGGCTCGCGATGGGAACAAGATCGACACCATGTTTGTGGACAGGAGAAAGAGCTcggggatggaggaggagcagCGAGGGAAGCAGCTGGTGATCTGCTGTGAGGGAAATGTTGGTTTCTATGAAGTGGGGTGTTTCTCCACCCCACTGGAGGCTGGCTACTCAGCCCTGGGGTGGAACCACCCTGGCTATGCTGGGAGCACAGGCCTGCCCTTCCCACAGAATGATGCCAATGCTGTAGATGTGGTGATCCAGTATGCCATCTGCCGCCTGGGTTTCCAGTTGCAAGACATCATCCTCTATGGCTGGTCCCTGGGGGGCTACACAGCCACCTGGGCCGCCAAGACCTACCTGGGGCTGGGGGCCCTAGTGCTGGATGCCACCTTCGACGACCTGCTCCCCCTGGCCCTAAAGGTCATGCCCAAGAGCTGGAACAAGCTGGTGGTCCAGACGGTGCGACAGCATTTCAACCTCAATGTGGCCGAGCAGCTCTGCAGCTACCCGGGGCCGGTGCTGCTGATCCGGAGGACTGAGGATGAAGTCACCACCACCCGCATCAGTGCCGTGAACCAGCTCGCTGACATCAGGTCCAACAGAGGCAAtgagctgctcctgcagctgctgaagTACCGCTATCCCGAGCTCACATCCTGGGAAGGGGAGGCGGCCATCCGTCAGTGGCTGCGAGCCTCCAACCCAAGGCAGGAAGAGGCCGTCTGCAGACGCTTCGAGGTGGATGATGACTGGTGTGTCAGCAAGTTGCAAGCCTACAAATCCCATCTCGGAGGTGAAGACAGCTTCCCCTGGAGGGTCGGGAAGGATGTGACCCCCAGGAGAAGGCAGCAGCTGGCCTTGTTTCTGGCCAGGAAGCACATGAAGAATGTGGAGGCCACACACTGGTCTCTCTTACTGCCCAATGAGTTCCAGATGCCCTGGAAGCTGTAG